CGGGGTGAGAATTCTGATAGGAGGAGTGGATAATGGAACGCCCAGCCTCTACGAGACTGATCCAAGCGGAGTTGTAGCTGCTTACAAATGTCAGGCAATAGGTAGGGAATCGCAAACCGTGGTTAACTTCTTCGAGGAAAAATACGACCCGAACCTCGGTTTAGAAGATGCGATAAAGCTTGCGGTCGAGGCCCTATCGAAAGTTGTCGAGCCGCCCTTAACTTCCGACAAGTTAGAAATGGCTGTGATTCCAATGGAGACCGCAAAGTTCCGAAAGCTCACGCAGACAGAGATCTCAAAGTATACGAAGCCATACGAAAAAGCCAGACCGAAGGAGTAGAAGGAGTCTCCTATGGTCAAGTTAGAGGATGCCGTGATAGCGAGATTTTCAAGTCACGGCATGAACTTCGAAATTTTGGTCGACCCAAACTTGGCTGTTAGTCTGCGAGAGGGCAAGCAGGTAGACATGAGAGCGATGCTCGCCATTGACAAGGTTTTCAAAGATGCCCGGAAGGGAGAGTCGGCGTCGGAAGAAAGTCTTTTAAAGGTTTTCGGTACGTCCGACGTTTTCCGGGTTGCCGAACAAATCGTGAAAAACGGTGAAATTCAGCTTACGACCGAGCAGCGCAGAAAGATGAGGGAGGAAAAGGTGAAGCAAATCGTGACTATCCTTTCAAGAAGGGCGATAAATCCACAGACTGGAACTCCTCATCCTCCGGCAAGGATAGAAGCTGCCCTGAAGGAGGCAAAGGTTCAAATCGACGAGTTCAAGAGTGCTGAAGAGCAGATTCCGAAGATAGTCAAGGCCTTGCTTCCAATTCTACCGTTGAAATTTGAAATCAGGAAAATTGCAGTTAAAATTCCGCCAGCCTACGTCGGAAAAGCTATCCACGTTGTGAGAAAAATGGGCACCATCAAGCAGGAGGAGTGGCTTCAAGATGGTTCTTGGGTGGTTTTAATGGAGATCCCGGCTGCTGTGGAAGCCGAAGTCTACGAAAAGTTGAACGAGCTAACGAAAGGAGAGGTTGAAACGAAGGTGATAGAATGATTCTCGTTCAGAACAGGGAGCTTGTGATTCCAGGTCAGAAAATCGCGGAAGGAAAGTACAAGATCAAGGAAGGAGTTTACAAGGAAGGTGACGAGATATTTGCTGCAGTGGTTGGTCTAGCGGAAATCAGCGATGAAACGATTAAGGTGATCCCGCTAGAAGGGAGATATATTCCCAAGGAAGGCGATCTGGTCATAGGAGTTGTGATAGACGTTCACGCTTGGGGGTGGGTTGTGGACATAAACTCACCCTATACTGGAAATCTGCTGTTTTCCGATTACTTAGAAAGAAAGGTGGATCCGGTCCGGGAAAATCCACACAAACATCTCACACTTGGTGATGTTGTTGCTCTGCAGGTCAAAGAAGTTAACGAAAGAAAGTACGTTTTACTTGAGGGCGGCAAAGCTGGTCTCGGGAGGTTGCGAGGAGGCAGAATGGTAGAGATCTCTCCCATGAAAATCCCACGCGTGAGAGGAAAAAAGGGTTCAATGCTCAAGGTTCTTCAGGATATCGGTGGATGTCGACTTTTGGTCGGACAGAATGGAAGAATAGTTATATGGGCGAAAACACCTGAGCGCACGGCTGTAATAGTTGAGGCTCTGAAGAGAATTGAGAGGGAAGCGCACATACCAGGTCTGACAGACCGAATACGTTTAATGCTGGAAGGGAGGAATGTAAAGGATGCAGAAACCTGAAAAGCTGATAATTGATGGCAGAAGGCTAGATGGTCGGGCACCGGACGAGATGAGACCACTGAAAATAATTGCTGGACCCTTGCAGAGGGCTGACGGATCAGCCTATGTAGAGCTTGGAAAAAACAAGGTTCTTGCGGCGGTTTACGGACCTCGTGAGATGCATCCGAAGCATGAAGCAGAGCCCGACCAGTGCATCCTGCGCTGTAGATATTCCATGGCACCGTTCTCTGTTGAGGAGAGGAAGAAACCAGGACCAGACAGAAGATCGATTGAGATTTCCAAGGTCATAAGAGAAGCCCTTGAACCGGTTCTTTTCTTGGAATTATACCCAAGAGCTGTCATAGACGTGTTTATCGAGGTGCTTCAAGCCGATGCTGGGACAAGAACAGCCGGGATAAACGCCGCGGCAGTTGCCCTAGCCGACGCCGGGATTCCAATGAAGGATCTTGTCTCCGCGATTGCCGTGGGAAAGGTCGATGGAACAGTGGTTTTGGATCTTAACAAAGAGGAAGATCAATTTGGAGAGACAGACATGCCAGTCGCGATGATAGTCAGGAGAAAGGCGATCACGCTTCTCCAGATGGACGGACATTTCACGGAGGAAGAGTTTAAGCAAGCTCTGGATTTTGCTTTCAAAGGGTGCGAGCAGGTATTTGAGGCTCAGAGACGTGCCTTGAAGGAGAAATATGTGGTGAAGGTGTGAGAAATGGAAGTGGTTTCCAGAATAAAGAAGGATTACATAATGAGTTTGCTGCAGCAAGGGAAGAGAATAGATGGGAGAGCTTTCGATCAGTTCAGAAGTGTTAGCGTGGAGAAAGGGATTATCCAAACTGCTAACGGATCGGCTCTTGTGAAGATGGGTGCCACGCAGGTGCTTGTTGGAGTGAAGATAGGGAAAGGAGAACCTTTTCCCGACCAGCCGGAAGAAGGAATTCTGGTCGTGAACGCGGAGCTTCTTCCTTTGGCCTCACCGACTTTTGAGCCAGGTCCGCCGGACGAAGATGCGATAGAGCTTGCGAGGGTCGTCGACCGCGGTATCCGGGAGTCTAAATGCTTGGAGCTTGAAAAGATGGCGATAGTTCCGGGCGAGGAAGTCTGGACGGTTTTTATAGATATTTATGTTCTGGATCACGACGGAAACCTTATTGATGCCTCGGCTCTCGCAGCCATAGCCGCTCTGACTGATACGAAGCCACCGGCCGATGAGGCTTGGAAGCTTCAAGGTTTTCCGCTGAGAAAGTATCCTGTAGCCGTGACTTTTGCGAAGATTGGCGATCAGCTTCTGCTGGATCCAAATCTTGAGGAAGAGCAGGTGATGGATGCTAGACTGACGATGGCTTTCACGGAGGATGGAGCCTTGTGCGCTATGCAGAAGGGAGGAAAGGGATACTTTACCAGAGAGGAAGTGGAGAGAGCCTTTCAGATTGCAAGGCAAAAGTCCGCGGAGCTCAGAAGATTATTAGGAGTAGGTTAAAATGGCTAGAAAGAGGACGAAAAAGGTTGGAATAGCCGGAAAATTCGGCCCGCGCTATGGATTCACTCTGAGGAGGAGATATGCCGAAGTTGCGGAGAAGGCCAGGAAACAGTATCCGTGTCCGAACTGCGGTGCGGTGAAGGCCAAGAGAATAAGCACGGCGATATGGCAGTGCAGACGATGCGGGACGAAATTCGCAGGTCGGGCATACTATCCGACTGAATCCGCTTGAAAGAGATTGTATGATATTGCTTACGACCTCAAGGAGGCCGTATCACGAGACGCGAATTCTTGCCCGTGAACTCTCAAGAGTCCTCCCGTCTTCCCGCTACCTTCCGCGGGGAACTAAAACGGTCAACGAACTTCTCTCGCTCGCATTCCGCTTCGGGCTCAAAGGGGTGTGGATAGTGGAGAACTCCGATGGGAAGCCAGGATTTCTCAGGTGTATATTGCCAACCCGTGGCAGCCTCTGGGAAGAACTCCAAATCGACTTCTCGGATTTTGTTCTTCAAAGAGGAACCGGAAAGAAGATAGAAATCAGTCCTACGCACTTGAAGATTCTTCCTGGGGGAGAACCCCTTGCCCACGAGATATCAAAGTTTCTGCAATTACAGATTGCTGAAAAATCCGGAGAACCTGCGGTGCTCGTCGGAGAAAGAGAAATAGCATTCTGGGATGGACAGGGAAGGATTCCTCCGGAGTTATATGTTTCTTCTTGGAGGAAAGTCGGTGGCGAAGCCTAAAAGAGTTTCTGCAAAGCTTTATTTCGACTTTGAAGACACGAAAAAAGCAGAAAGTGTATTCAAGGCGGTTCTACCGGAGAAGGATATAGAGAGATCAAGATGCAGAGTTTCCATGTTTTTAAGGGAAAGCGTTTTATATGTTGAGATAGATGCTCCAAACACGGCTTCGCTGAGAGCTGCCATAAACTCCGTGGGGAGGTGGATAGCTCTAGCGGATGAGATGGTGGAGAGGTGTGAGGAATGGAAGAGCTTTCCCCGCAGGTTAGACATCAGCTCGTCCAGTTCCAGCAGGCGCAGCAGCAGGCGCAGGCGATAATCGCGCAGAGACAGCAGCTCGAGATGCTGATTAAGGAAACAGAGATGGCGCTGCAGGAGCTGCAAAAGTTACCTGACGATGCTGTGGTTTACAAGAGCGTTGGGACAATTCTGGTCAGGGTGAACAAGCAGGAGCTGCAACAGAGTTTAACTGAAGAAAAAGAGGAGCTGGACTTGAGAATAAAGACGCTGGCAAGGCAGCAGGAGAGAATTCTGGAGAGACTGGAGGAAATGCGCCAGAAGCTGGAAGAGGCTCTCAAGGGACAGCCGAAAGGTGGGGCGGCCGGTTAGCTTGTCGATGATGGAGGTAGCGGAAGCCCTCAGGTCGCTTTCGGGCAAGCGGGCGTTAGTTCTCTGTCACCACTTTGCCGACCCGGATGGGGTAGCAAGCACTGTCGTTCTCTCCGAGGTTCTCTCTACGCTTGGAGCAAAATCAGTGGCTGCTGTCGCCGATGACATATCCCTGCCAGCTCGGCAGATATTGGAGTATTTCGGAAGGAAGGTGGAAATCAACCCGGAGCTCGATTTTGATGCCATAGTCCTCGTGGACACTTCCAGTTTTGGTCATCTCGGAAGTTTTGGTGAAAAAGTCGAAAAATTTCAGGGTTTGAAGATAGTAATAGACCACCACCGACCAAATGAGGAAACCAGAAAAGCCGTGGATTTTCATTTTGTTTTTGAAGAGTACATTTCCGAATGTGAACTGCTTGCGGATCTCGTGAAGGAGATGGGACTTAAGTTAACCCCCGAGCAGGCCTCCATGCTTCTCGCCGGTATTCTTACGGACACGGCGCATTTCAGGTTAGCTAAACCAAAGACCTTTCTCGTGGTTTCAGAGCTTTTGAAGGCGGGAGCGGATTATCAAAAAGTTGTAGAATTACTCAAGCCTCCGGAGGATAAGTCAAAGAGGGTAGCGGTTCTTAAGGCGATTGAAAGATCGGAGGTTAAAAGAATTCACGGTTTTCATTTCATTTTTTCAGAGGTCGGAGCTTTTGAGGGTGATGTGGCTTCGATTTTCGTGAAGATCGGTGCGGACGCTGCCTTTGTCGCATCTGAGGATAAGGGTAAGCTAAGGATGAGCATGAGGGCAAGCGAGCAGTTCATCGAGGAGACCAAAATTCATCTTGGTGAAGTGGCGGAAGAACTCGGGAAGATTTTCAACGGAAGCGGTGGGGGACATCCAGGGGCGGCAAGCATGATGGGAGAAGGAAGGCTCAAAGATCTCAAAAGAAATTTGTTTAATCTTCTTCAGAAGAAATTGGCTAGGTATGCACTTGGAAAGTGAACGTCTACAGAAGGCGGGCTACAGGATAATCGGAAGACATAGCGCTGTGAAGGTTTGCCACTGGACGAAAAAGAGCTTGTTAGACCGGGGCGTTTGCTACAAAGAGGAGTTTTACGGACGTGAGCTCGGGATAAAGAGTCACTTATGTCTCCAGATGACGC
This region of Candidatus Hadarchaeales archaeon genomic DNA includes:
- a CDS encoding ribosome assembly factor SBDS, with the translated sequence MVKLEDAVIARFSSHGMNFEILVDPNLAVSLREGKQVDMRAMLAIDKVFKDARKGESASEESLLKVFGTSDVFRVAEQIVKNGEIQLTTEQRRKMREEKVKQIVTILSRRAINPQTGTPHPPARIEAALKEAKVQIDEFKSAEEQIPKIVKALLPILPLKFEIRKIAVKIPPAYVGKAIHVVRKMGTIKQEEWLQDGSWVVLMEIPAAVEAEVYEKLNELTKGEVETKVIE
- the rrp4 gene encoding exosome complex RNA-binding protein Rrp4 produces the protein MILVQNRELVIPGQKIAEGKYKIKEGVYKEGDEIFAAVVGLAEISDETIKVIPLEGRYIPKEGDLVIGVVIDVHAWGWVVDINSPYTGNLLFSDYLERKVDPVRENPHKHLTLGDVVALQVKEVNERKYVLLEGGKAGLGRLRGGRMVEISPMKIPRVRGKKGSMLKVLQDIGGCRLLVGQNGRIVIWAKTPERTAVIVEALKRIEREAHIPGLTDRIRLMLEGRNVKDAET
- the rrp41 gene encoding exosome complex exonuclease Rrp41, which translates into the protein MQKPEKLIIDGRRLDGRAPDEMRPLKIIAGPLQRADGSAYVELGKNKVLAAVYGPREMHPKHEAEPDQCILRCRYSMAPFSVEERKKPGPDRRSIEISKVIREALEPVLFLELYPRAVIDVFIEVLQADAGTRTAGINAAAVALADAGIPMKDLVSAIAVGKVDGTVVLDLNKEEDQFGETDMPVAMIVRRKAITLLQMDGHFTEEEFKQALDFAFKGCEQVFEAQRRALKEKYVVKV
- the rrp42 gene encoding exosome complex protein Rrp42, with the translated sequence MEVVSRIKKDYIMSLLQQGKRIDGRAFDQFRSVSVEKGIIQTANGSALVKMGATQVLVGVKIGKGEPFPDQPEEGILVVNAELLPLASPTFEPGPPDEDAIELARVVDRGIRESKCLELEKMAIVPGEEVWTVFIDIYVLDHDGNLIDASALAAIAALTDTKPPADEAWKLQGFPLRKYPVAVTFAKIGDQLLLDPNLEEEQVMDARLTMAFTEDGALCAMQKGGKGYFTREEVERAFQIARQKSAELRRLLGVG
- a CDS encoding 50S ribosomal protein L37ae, whose product is MARKRTKKVGIAGKFGPRYGFTLRRRYAEVAEKARKQYPCPNCGAVKAKRISTAIWQCRRCGTKFAGRAYYPTESA
- a CDS encoding KEOPS complex subunit Pcc1, with amino-acid sequence MAKPKRVSAKLYFDFEDTKKAESVFKAVLPEKDIERSRCRVSMFLRESVLYVEIDAPNTASLRAAINSVGRWIALADEMVERCEEWKSFPRRLDISSSSSSRRSSRRRR
- a CDS encoding prefoldin subunit beta — encoded protein: MEELSPQVRHQLVQFQQAQQQAQAIIAQRQQLEMLIKETEMALQELQKLPDDAVVYKSVGTILVRVNKQELQQSLTEEKEELDLRIKTLARQQERILERLEEMRQKLEEALKGQPKGGAAG
- a CDS encoding DHH family phosphoesterase, with the translated sequence MMEVAEALRSLSGKRALVLCHHFADPDGVASTVVLSEVLSTLGAKSVAAVADDISLPARQILEYFGRKVEINPELDFDAIVLVDTSSFGHLGSFGEKVEKFQGLKIVIDHHRPNEETRKAVDFHFVFEEYISECELLADLVKEMGLKLTPEQASMLLAGILTDTAHFRLAKPKTFLVVSELLKAGADYQKVVELLKPPEDKSKRVAVLKAIERSEVKRIHGFHFIFSEVGAFEGDVASIFVKIGADAAFVASEDKGKLRMSMRASEQFIEETKIHLGEVAEELGKIFNGSGGGHPGAASMMGEGRLKDLKRNLFNLLQKKLARYALGK